From the Sinorhizobium garamanticum genome, one window contains:
- a CDS encoding GMC oxidoreductase, whose product MFADAHAFSGPFQVCIVGAGPVGLAVALELSRLNIRTLLIDAGARRARRPRPNEAPFDVCEDQNHRGDRETLGTGLGGTSRRWGGKCVEFDDIDFAKRNHIGDGTWPITHGELSPFYERARVILSCDADIDEPSAIEPPGFFRSLERWTRVRDTAAANGKELHSSPHLTVVLNTRVHSIEFDPVAGTVRKLGVSYRAHFHFISAQYFVLACGGRGNARLLLNLQAEFPELFSGKEGPLGRFYMGHLAGEIAQVQFSSSEHALRYRFYKSANGTFVRRRFQPDAQLQSKLCVSNIAMWPQNRDMATAVPGDTTSSLGYVLKNMKANSGNRGRREQSIAPHLWNLARNPLKSIGSAANLFHKRVFLHEPHLFVPDPHHLYRLRYHAEQIPNRESKVSLSEARDRDGSLKLDVSFKYLTQDYQSTVLAHQALDLWLLRQGIGRLVFLGKTEDLERLVAMQAKDGYHQIGVTRMSANRRDGVVNADCRVHDIANLFVAGSSVFVTSGQANPTLPAVAMAVRLAHHIHRSLGSMVPATIFRARPATRILPPPSEIAQRRHD is encoded by the coding sequence CGGACGCGCATGCCTTTTCTGGACCGTTTCAGGTCTGCATCGTTGGCGCCGGGCCGGTCGGGTTAGCCGTGGCTCTCGAATTGAGCCGTTTGAATATTCGCACATTGCTGATCGACGCAGGAGCGAGGCGCGCGAGACGCCCACGCCCGAACGAGGCCCCCTTTGACGTGTGCGAAGACCAAAATCACCGTGGAGACCGCGAAACGCTCGGAACAGGGCTCGGCGGCACCTCACGGCGGTGGGGAGGCAAATGCGTCGAGTTCGACGATATCGACTTTGCGAAGCGAAACCACATCGGCGACGGAACTTGGCCCATAACCCACGGGGAGCTTTCGCCGTTTTACGAGCGCGCGCGCGTAATCCTCAGCTGCGACGCAGATATCGACGAGCCCTCTGCCATTGAACCGCCAGGATTTTTCCGGTCGCTCGAACGCTGGACGCGTGTGCGCGACACAGCCGCGGCGAACGGAAAGGAACTTCATTCCTCGCCGCATCTGACCGTTGTCTTGAACACGCGGGTACACTCCATAGAGTTCGATCCCGTCGCAGGCACGGTTAGGAAGCTCGGCGTCTCCTACAGGGCTCATTTTCACTTCATATCCGCGCAATATTTCGTACTGGCCTGCGGCGGTCGTGGAAACGCTCGCCTCCTGCTCAACCTGCAAGCGGAGTTTCCTGAGCTATTTTCGGGCAAGGAAGGCCCGCTTGGCCGCTTCTACATGGGACATCTGGCCGGCGAGATCGCACAGGTTCAGTTCTCGAGTTCCGAGCACGCGCTCCGCTATCGGTTCTACAAGTCTGCCAATGGCACCTTCGTGCGCAGGCGATTTCAGCCGGATGCTCAACTGCAGTCGAAGCTTTGTGTCTCGAACATCGCGATGTGGCCGCAAAATCGGGACATGGCCACTGCTGTTCCCGGGGACACGACCAGTTCCCTCGGATATGTGCTCAAGAACATGAAGGCCAATTCCGGGAACCGAGGGCGAAGGGAGCAAAGCATTGCGCCTCATCTGTGGAACCTGGCGCGCAATCCGTTGAAATCCATCGGCTCGGCCGCGAACCTGTTCCACAAGAGGGTGTTTCTTCATGAGCCGCATTTGTTCGTGCCCGACCCGCACCACCTCTACCGTCTGCGTTACCATGCAGAGCAAATACCGAACCGTGAGAGCAAGGTGTCCCTCAGTGAGGCGCGCGACCGCGACGGCTCCCTTAAGCTGGACGTATCGTTCAAATATTTGACGCAGGACTACCAGTCGACGGTCCTTGCTCATCAGGCGCTCGATCTGTGGCTCTTACGGCAAGGTATCGGCAGGCTCGTCTTCTTGGGCAAGACCGAGGACCTTGAACGACTGGTCGCGATGCAGGCCAAGGACGGCTACCACCAGATTGGCGTTACGAGAATGTCTGCGAACCGTCGCGACGGGGTCGTTAATGCAGATTGTCGGGTGCATGACATCGCCAACCTCTTCGTGGCGGGTAGCTCGGTGTTCGTGACGTCGGGCCAGGCCAACCCTACCCTGCCGGCCGTCGCAATGGCGGTCCGGCTCGCCCATCACATACACCGGTCGTTAGGCTCTATGGTGCCTGCGACGATCTTTAGGGCGCGGCCCGCCACCAGAATTTTGCCTCCACCCTCTGAGATTGCTCAGCGACGACACGACTAG
- a CDS encoding heavy-metal-associated domain-containing protein, with amino-acid sequence MQRYKIDEMSCGHCVGTIEKAIRAIDPVAKVEANLGTKEVRVETTADSGVIVEALKTAGYDSLPL; translated from the coding sequence ATGCAACGCTACAAGATCGACGAGATGAGCTGCGGCCACTGTGTCGGCACGATCGAAAAGGCAATCCGGGCCATCGATCCGGTGGCCAAGGTCGAAGCGAATCTCGGGACGAAGGAAGTGCGTGTCGAAACGACCGCGGACAGCGGTGTCATCGTAGAGGCGTTGAAGACGGCCGGTTACGACAGTCTGCCACTGTAG